ccttCAGCATCTCATCACCACCACATGCTGTAGGCGGAGCTTCGGCTGCCCCTCGACGAGACGGCGCTTCGGCTGCCCCTCGACGAGACGGCGCTTCGGCTGCCCCTCGACGAGACGGAGCTTCGGCTGCCCCTCGACGAGACGGCGCTTCGGCTGCCCCTCGACGAGACGGCGCTTCGGCTGCCCCTCGACGAGACGGCGCTTCGGCTGCCCCTCGACGAGACGGCGCTTCGGCTGCCCCTCGACGAGACGGCGCTTCGGCTGCCCCTCGACGAGACGGCGCTTCGGCTGCCCCTCGACGAGACGGCGCTTCGGCTGCCCCTCGACGAGACGGCGCTTCGGCTGCCCCTCGACGAGACGGCGCTTCGGCTGCCCCTCGACGAGACGGCGCTTCGGCTGCCCCTCGACGAGACGGCGCTTCGGCTGCCCCTCGACGAGACGGCGCTTCGGCTGCCCCTCGACGAGACGGAGCTTCGGCTGCCCCTCGACGAGACGGAGCTTCGGCTGCCCCTCGACGGATCATCGCTGTGTATTGATAGGGACTAGGGTGGAATGAGATTTGACTGAACCTCAGAACACGTAAAAAGACAGTAAAGGCTGGTACGTACTGGTAGGCCTGGAAGGATTTGACCAGGTCTTCAGTCTTAAACTCTGTGGGGAAGTCGTAGATTTCTATGATGTTAGACAGCTCATCCTCCGTGAGCTCAGTGTCatcatccccctctctgtcctgatCCAAGCTGTAGTAGTCAAACCTGGCCTCCTGCACCGGCCGCTTCTTCCTGCCCTGCTTTatagccagctgagagagaggggggcagagaggtgagagagaggggggcagagaggtgagcgagagagagagagggggggcagagaggtgaacgagagagagaggggggcagagagagagggtgagagagagagaggggcagagagagagggtgagagagagagagaggggggcagagagagagggtgagagagagagagagagagagaggggggcagagaggtgagcgagagagaggggggcagagaggtgaacgagagagagaggggggcagagaggtgagcgagagagagaggggggcagagaggtgagcgagagagagaggggggcagagaggtgagcgagagagagaggggggcagagaggtgagcgagagagagaggggggcagagaggtgagcgagagagagaggggggcagagaggtgaacgagagagagaggggggcagagaggtgaatgagagagagaggggggcagaaaggtgagcgagagagagagaggggcagagaggtgagcgagagagagaggggggcagagagatgaacgagagagagaggggggcagagaggtgagcgagagagagaggggggcagagaggtgaacgagagagagaggggggcagagaggtgagcgagagagaggggggcagagaggtgaacgagagagagaggggggcagagaggtgaacgagagagagaggggggcagagagagagggtgagagagagagaggggcagagagagagggtgagagagagagagggggggcagagagagagggtgagagagagagagagagagagggggggcagagaggtgagcgagagagaggggggcagagaggtgaacgagagagagaggggggcagagaggtgagcgagagagagaggggggcagagaggtgagcgagagagagaggggggcagagaggtgagcgagagagagaggggggcagagaggtgagcgagagagagaggggggcagagaggtgagcgagagagagaggggggcagagaggtgaacgagagagagaggggggcagagaggtgaatgagagagagaggggggcagaaaggtgagcgagagagagagaggggcagagaggtgagcgagagagagaggggggcagagagatgaacgagagagagaggggggcagagaggtgagcgagagagagaggggggcagagaggtgaacgagagagagaggggggcagagaggtgagcgagagagaggggggcagagaggtgagcgagagagaggggggcagagaggtgaacgagagagagaggggggcagagaggtgaacgagagagagagagggtgagagagagagagagagagggtgagagagagggtgagtgagagagagagagggtgagcgagagagagagagggtgagcgagagataaggtgagcgagagagagagggtgagagagtaaTTTTGCTTACTAGTCTCCTAACGATTTCCAACTATAGACAGAACAGTAGATGTGTAACAGCATTGCAGCGATAGTACCACTAATAAGTAGCAAACATGTAGCAGACATACACTCAGTGTTACAGCAGTAATCTggaggacagggacagagactcACTTcctgacagacagggacagacacaggTAGACAGACTCACCCcctgacagacagggacagacgcAGGTAGACAGACTCACCTcctgacagacagggacagacacaggTAGACAGACTCACCTcctgacagacagggacagacagactcacctcctgacagagagggacagacacaggTAGACAGACTCACCTcctgacagacagggacagacgcAGGTAGACAGACTCACCTCCTCTAGCACATGGGGATCCAAACACTCTCCTTCGTCATCAAAGAGAGCGTcccagctctcctcctcctcctcttcctgaggGCCTGCCTCTATCCCCTCCCGGggtcccccttctctctcagaCGGAGAACTCTTGCTCCCCGTCTCCAGTCGCGAACCCACATCTCCTCCCTGGTTGGCTGTAGCAGCCTGTCCGTCATTCTGTGGCCCCGcgtcacctcctcctccttcttctacCGTCTCCTCACCGTTTAGGactccattcccctctcctcccgtctTCCCTCCTTTGTCCTTCTTGTTCTTGGCATTCTTTCGGGCCTTGTCCGTGTAGCGAGGCCTGGGCTTTGGTTTGCCATCTCCCTGGGTTTGAGCCTTATCTTTGGGGCCGTCCTGCTTCTTCTTGGGCTGGTAGAGGGGCTTGTCTGGCTTCTTGGAGCAGGACGAGGAGGGCTGGGGTTGGGCGCAGTCCTCTTGAGGTTGTTCCTCCTCCATCACCATACAACTGTCCTACAtggaagagaaaggaggaggaacaAATCATTAAAGATGCATAGGTTAATTGAGCAGCTAGGCCCTCTCTCCAATTCTCTTTAGTTAAGTCGCATAAGCCCCCTCAGTAGTTTAATAGCTAGCACGCATGCGCCATGGTACTTAGAACCATTTAAACTGCATGTACAAATCTTACACAACTATACTGTACTAAATTAAAAACAAGTCCAAACTGGTTAACTACATTCTCTGCTAATTCGTTGTCAGTAACGGGGTGTTTGAGTGATAAATTAGACTTGGCTGCGTTATGCAGCAGCATCCAGTTTAACTAGCAATAACCCGAATACACCTAAACACATAACGCACTGTAGAGCAAGACATTCTATACAATTATTTCCTTAAAATCATAAACATATAAGCATTGGCAAAATACCTTAATCTGTAGCTTATCACTTGGCTAGATATCAAGAGAACAGCAAACCGCCGGATGTTTAGAAttagaaggggaaaaaaacatacTGTCGCATGTATATTACGTAATAGTAAAATCGCTgctggtagttgtagttctgttGAGAAAAAGACAAGTCATTGGTCGAACCGCCGAATATTAAAAGTATTCGTTCCACCCTTATTGGATAACCACTTACACAAGTGCTTGCATAATGCAACAACATTGAAATTGTATAAGGCAATTTACACAACGCATTAGAATACAGTAACCTTTTCTCATCCTAGCGCTTCCACAGTCGAAGGATAGAACACCGGAGTCCTGCTGAAAACTGATATAAGGTAAGATTTATGTGCAGTGTTTGAATGAAATGATCTCTTCTTCTCCCAAACGAATAAACAGCAGCACACATGTTCTGAAATAAGTGTTCATCTCAGTATTACAGTTGTGATTACAGTATTGCATAACTAACGACATAATAATAGTATAGAATAAAAACCTGTTGCAGGTGCACGCAGAATTCTTGACGTAATCTAATGCACGAGGTCTTCACTGCGTGTATGGTTTTTCTATTGATAGtttttctctttgcatatttatGGTACGTCTTCACTTTTGCACACTGGTACGCACAATGTTCTATAGGTAATTGTCATGTTAGGCTCTTTTGGACAGGGGTAAATAGGAATTTAGCCGTTTGAGGGTATTGCTGTTGAGtcgatgatgtaatgatgtaaattATGCACTgtagacaaaaaaaaatgttattgttCAGTGTGCAGCCTGCTGTACCTGCTCTCACCAACCTATATTCTGCAGTAGCCTATACTATGCTATGCCCTATGATTCTAATGTTGATATCAAACATGTTGATATCAACCGTGTATTATTAACATAGTGGTCTAAGGTTACATATAAACACCCTGTAACTTTTTGAATATTTAACTAAAAGCCCGTTTGGTGTCTGTTGCAGAATTGGGGAATTTGGATCAATTCCATTTCTATTCAGATTGTTGTGATGATGCTGCGATGGTGGGCGGGTCTTCCCTTGCTCCTCCCCCTCCTGGTGCTGTGTGGGCGTGGTTTGGCCCAGAGTTCCGAGCCCATGTTTCAGTCAGTGACTGAGACAGTCCTACCTCCTGACAACCAGCACAACCCCACCCAGCTGAACTATGGGATGGCCGTTACTGATGTGGACGGAGACGGAgacctggaggtggtggtggcgGGGTGAGAGTGTGGGTGGGGGGttagataaagaaagagagagttggagagggcATTCAAATGCCATTATTGAGTACAGTGTACTGGACCATAGGACTTTACAGGCTATGCATAAATTACCCAATATTCTCAATTTACACCCATTCTTGGGTTCAACGGccctaacctggtcctgaagttggggctctggtcaaagtagtgcactatccagggaatagggctctggccaaagtagtgcactatccagggaatagggtaccatttaggacTACACCTACTAATGTTCTCCACTACACCTACTAATGTTCTCCACTACACCTCCTAATGTTCTCCACTGCACCTCCTAATGTTCTCCACTGCACCTCCTAATGTTCTCCACTGCACCTCCTAATGTTCTCCACTGCACCTCCTAATGTTCTCCACTTCATCTCCTAATGTTCTCCACTGCACCTCCTAATGTTCTCCACTACACCTCCTAATGTTCTCCACTACACCTCCTAATGTTCTCCACTACACCTCCTAATGTTCTCCACTACACCTCCTAATGTTCTCCATTCTCAGGTACAACGgtcctaacctggtcctgaagtATGACCGTGGTCAGCAGAGGCTGGTGAACATAGCGGTGGATGACCGCAGCTCTCCATTCTACGCCCTGAGAGACCCCCTGGGGAACGCCATCGGGGTGACCGCCTGCGACGTAGACGGGGACGGGCGGGAGGAGATCTACTTCCTCAATACAAACAACGCTTACTCTGGTAAATAACAATAACAGCAGGTAAACACAAACACCATCAACA
This is a stretch of genomic DNA from Oncorhynchus clarkii lewisi isolate Uvic-CL-2024 chromosome 17, UVic_Ocla_1.0, whole genome shotgun sequence. It encodes these proteins:
- the LOC139370178 gene encoding coiled-coil domain-containing protein R3HCC1L-like, translated to MVMEEEQPQEDCAQPQPSSSCSKKPDKPLYQPKKKQDGPKDKAQTQGDGKPKPRPRYTDKARKNAKNKKDKGGKTGGEGNGVLNGEETVEEGGGGDAGPQNDGQAATANQGGDVGSRLETGSKSSPSEREGGPREGIEAGPQEEEEEESWDALFDDEGECLDPHVLEELAIKQGRKKRPVQEARFDYYSLDQDREGDDDTELTEDELSNIIEIYDFPTEFKTEDLVKSFQAYQQRGFDIQFVDDTHALALFNSPIAAREALRTKHPLLKVRSLAKASVTTRAKARSCSDYLLPTKERPQTSAVLARRLVMGALGVKSPQSKEHREAERKKLQDAREQKRLAAKQRDDAWEGKA
- the LOC139370438 gene encoding cartilage acidic protein 1-like encodes the protein MMLRWWAGLPLLLPLLVLCGRGLAQSSEPMFQSVTETVLPPDNQHNPTQLNYGMAVTDVDGDGDLEVVVAGYNGPNLVLKYDRGQQRLVNIAVDDRSSPFYALRDPLGNAIGVTACDVDGDGREEIYFLNTNNAYSGRATYSDKLFKFRNGRFEDLLGDDINVRRGVANRMAGRSVACVDRKLI